CTTCGCTCAAATTTTCCGGCAAGCCGGGGAAGGCAAGGGGCTGTGAGGTATGGATCAAGGGAACCAATCGGGTCAAACACTTCAAAAGCAAGCTTATGGCTGAATGAGAAATGAGATTTGGGAAAGCATGGGGAAGAAATTTGGGTGAAAGAGAAACAGGAAAACATCGAAAATCATTAAGGAAGCTAAGAAACGGGCATGGAACTCAGATCTGAGACAAGCTCTAGGAAAATTGGGACTAAGCCTAaggaaatctaaaaaaaaactcaGAGGAAAGCTGGGAAGAGtgaagaaagggaaaaaaaaggaagaaagaaggagagagTGATAAGTGCTGGCTGTGGAAGGCGTAGGAGGAAATGGGAAAAATGTAGGAGAAGGAAATGTGAGGATGCTGCTAGCCCAAGCCCTCGCAAGGGTCAGCGGCAAGGTGCTGCTAGGGTAGGGTTTTCTTTAGAGGGAGAGGTCCTGGTTCTAATCTAAAAAGTGAAAATTGGTCATTGACTTTTACATTTACAAGCAAAACTTTAGAGATAGTTTCGAGTTAAAAGTGGTGTATATGTCTTGGCTGGAAATGACCTTATATCATTATTGTGTTTGTGTCAATCCATAAACTAATCaccacacacaatagtataagATGAATTAGTATACTAACATTAGAAAATCATATTATTGAGGAAATTTATCACCTTATTAATATAATTTTAGTCGAATAGTGTTAATAATGTTCACATTGGGTCTCTATTTATGTGAGTTTCAAGAAGCATGAGGTGTCGTGTTTGAAATTCACAGCGATTAAGTGATGTGGGTTTCAAAACTATCAgcaaaatatcgccgatatttttgtttttatggtgACTCGATATTGTGACATTAAATCGTCAACTTATTATGGTTATTTAATTTAACAATAACATCAAATTTCGACCAAAATTCTTtgatattttcacaaaacaaTGGTACACTCGACATTGTATTAAAGGTAAAACAATAAATATGAAAATCTACCAAATGTTCTTTTATTTGATAAAAGATATACAATTTGAAACGAAAAAACTAACTAACAATAAAGTCTTGCCACAATACATGAGTCAATCACAATCAGGTTTCGAGCTCATATCAAAGCAAGTTGTACCACACACTTACATAAAGCTAGTAGAGAAAACTATTCCTCAACCAATGACAAGTTagtaaaattgaaattgaagtttggacaattgaaaattaaaaaagggaaaaacctATGGAGGACTAAATGGCAATTGATGTAAAGTTTAGGGATATGTTTGTGAAATTGTGATGGTTTTAGGGGCAAATTTTGGATTTTAAGATTTGTCGTAGCAATGAAAACGTGCGAAAAGAGTTGCGGCTGCGCACGCCATTCATGTTTTTGTCTGGCGGGAAAATCGAACCGGCCCCAAATTAAGCGTACGGAGAAAGCTTCTCTCTTTACGAAAACCCTAATTAAGAGGAGTGTCACTTCCAATTTCTCCGATTCTCTCCGCCCACCTTCCACTTCCGTATCCCGTCATTTCGCGGCATTTCTCTCCATCGATTAAATCCGATCAAATGACGGTTCTTAGGTCCTGCGACATTGCCTCCCCCAAAACGACGCCGCCTAAGTCCAAGACTCGGCTCAAATTAGAGCCCCCCACGCCAGCCCAGACCCACGAGTCCCCCACTCCTCCACCTACCACTTCGACCTCCTTCTCCTACCAACCccgaaaccctaaccctaattttgGCCCCAATCCCCAAAAAGGATCTCTCGGGTTGGGCTCCGGTTCGGTCCCTGTCTCGGGAGGAGTGATGCGGCGGCGGAGTATACGTCTCGCTTCCAAGTCTCCGGGTTCTGCCGAGATGGTGGCCAGAGGGGGCGGCGGGGAAGAAGGTGACGATCGTGATTCGAATGGAGAGGTGGGTTTTAATCTGTTTGGGAAGAGGATTATGGTTTCGGGAGTTGAGGAAGGGACTGAGGAGTTGAAATTGGTTTCTGGAGGACAGGAGAAGGTAGAAATTGAAGAGGGTAAGAGGGGTTTGGTAGAATTAGGGCTGAGTTATGATTTAGGGATTTTGAGGGATTGCGGTGAGAAGAAAAGGAAGTTGGAGATCGATATTAATTTTCCGGCTTCCGAATGTGAAGGGGAGGATGGAGCGTGTACGCCGTTTTTGAGTCTGCGGTCAGGGAAGAAAGTGACGAAACGGGGTGTGGATGGTGGTAGTAATGGAGCTTtggtgattgatttagttgctGATGAGCATGGTACCGTGACGAGGGAAGATGAAGttggaagaggagagagagcgaAGAGAAAGTTGGGGGAGAGTGGTTCTGTAGTCAATGGTGTCGATGTGGTGGAGTTGGATTCGGATTCGGACTCGGACGCGGAGAGGGCAAGTGAGAACGTATTGAAGAGTAGTAATCCAAAAGGGAAGATGAAGTTGAGTGATGTGATCGAAGATTTCAAAGGCGACCCGACTCCCAGTGAGAATGGTACAGAAAAGGGCAGAAGGAGATACAGCagcaaagaaaaaggaaaagggaaattgGTTGGAGAAGCGGTTTTATCGAGTGGTAACGATGAAGTTGAATTGGGTGTGAAATCAGAAGTTTTTAGTTCAGTTGACAATGTGTTTACGGTTCCTATTCATATAGGAGATAATGTAGCAGTGGACAATGtattttcgtctcagattcatatgGAAGAAAATGTTGCATTGCACGATCAAGGACAGGTAAATAACAGTAACACTAATACAAGAGAGAATGTATCAGATGGAAACGTATACATGGAGCGGTTTCGCGAAATAGCTAGGCGAAATGCAGCTCGATTTGCATACTTTTCTGCTGAAGAGGAACAGGTGAATCATTTGCCTCCTGATGCTGAAGTGGCACAGGATATCGAAGATTGGCCTGGTCCCTTCTCTACGGCCATGAAAATTATTAAGGATCGAGCAGAAAAAGATGTGCAAGTGCCCTCTAACAAGACCAAACAATCATCAGTGAATTGGGTTCCTAAGAAGTTTCCAGATCGTCCCCTCCCAAAGATTTTGGTCCCCTCACTGCAAGATCTGTGTTTGTTGGTTCTCGCTAAGAATGCTGATGCAATTGTTTCACTTGACCACGTGGCAGATGCTTTGAGGCACCGGCTAAGTCAGATGCTTTGTGATTCTCGAAAAATGAACAGTCATTTATTCGAACTTTTTGTTCAGGGATCTCCAACAGAGGTTCGGTTACGGGATTGCT
Above is a window of Malus sylvestris chromosome 15, drMalSylv7.2, whole genome shotgun sequence DNA encoding:
- the LOC126604694 gene encoding uncharacterized protein LOC126604694 encodes the protein MTVLRSCDIASPKTTPPKSKTRLKLEPPTPAQTHESPTPPPTTSTSFSYQPRNPNPNFGPNPQKGSLGLGSGSVPVSGGVMRRRSIRLASKSPGSAEMVARGGGGEEGDDRDSNGEVGFNLFGKRIMVSGVEEGTEELKLVSGGQEKVEIEEGKRGLVELGLSYDLGILRDCGEKKRKLEIDINFPASECEGEDGACTPFLSLRSGKKVTKRGVDGGSNGALVIDLVADEHGTVTREDEVGRGERAKRKLGESGSVVNGVDVVELDSDSDSDAERASENVLKSSNPKGKMKLSDVIEDFKGDPTPSENGTEKGRRRYSSKEKGKGKLVGEAVLSSGNDEVELGVKSEVFSSVDNVFTVPIHIGDNVAVDNVFSSQIHMEENVALHDQGQVNNSNTNTRENVSDGNVYMERFREIARRNAARFAYFSAEEEQVNHLPPDAEVAQDIEDWPGPFSTAMKIIKDRAEKDVQVPSNKTKQSSVNWVPKKFPDRPLPKILVPSLQDLCLLVLAKNADAIVSLDHVADALRHRLSQMLCDSRKMNSHLFELFVQGSPTEVRLRDCSWMTEEQFKDSFQQCDTTNLTVLQLDQCGRCMPDYILHSTLARSSNCLPNLVTLSLSGACRLSDIGLGELISSAPALRSLNLSQCSLLTYSSISTLADSLGSVLKELYLNDCQGIDAMLMLPALKKLERLEVFSLAGFENVYDSFIREFITACGHSLKELVLTDCVKLTDSSVKVIAETCSGLCVLDLANLNKLTDSTLGYLANGCRAIQTLNFRRNPFSDEAIAAFLETSGECLQELSVNHIQMVGHNTAVSLAKRSRMLHTLDLSWCRNITDEALGLIVDSCLSLRILKLVGCTQITDTFLDGHSNPEVRIIGLKFSPILEHLKVPNPHEGPLRYSAVY